The Streptomyces cathayae DNA segment CGTGCCCACGTCCACCGTGGTGCCCTCGGGGAAGTGCAGATCGCGGACCACGCCGGTGTAGGGGATGGGGAGTTCGACGGCGGCCTTCGCCGTCTCGACCTCGCACACCACCTGCCCGTCGGTGACCGTGTCACCGGGCTGGACGTACCACTTGAGGATCTCGGCCTCGGTGAGGCCCTCGCCCACGTCCGGCATCTTGAACTCGCGTACGGACGCGTTCGTCATCGTCGTCACGACCCTCTCCCTCAGTACGCCATCGAGCGGTCGACGGCGTCCAGCACCCGGTCCAGGTCCGGGAGGTAGGACTCCTCCAGGCGGGCCGGCGGGTACGGGGCGTGGTAGCCGCCCACCCGCAGGACCGGGGCCTCCAGGTGGTAGAAGCAGCGCTCCGTGATCCGCGCGGCGATCTCCGCGCCCGAACCGAAGAACACCGGCGCCTCGTGGACGACGACCAGACGGCGGGTCTTCTCCACCGACGCCTGGATCGAGTCGAAGTCGAGCGGGGAGACCGAGCGCAGGTCCAGCACCTCCAGGGAGCGGCCCTCCTCGGCGGCGGCGTCCGCGACCTCCTGACAGAGCTTGACCATCGGCCCGTAGGCCACCAGCGTCAGGTCGGTACCCTCGCGGACCACGCGCGCGGTGTGCAGCGGTCCGGGGATCGCCTCGGTGTTGACCTCGGCCTTGTCCCAGTAGCGCCGCTTGGGCTCGAAGAAGATCACCGGGTCGTCGCTCTGGATGGCCTGCTGCATCATCCAGTACGCGTCCGACGCGTTGGACGGGGAGACCACCTTCAGGCCCGCCACGTGGGCGAACAGGGACTCCGGGGACTCGGAGTGGTGCTCGACCGCGCCGATGCCGCCGCCGTAGGGGATGCGCACCACGACGGGGAGCTTCACCTTGCCCAGCGACCGGGCGTGCATCTTCGCCAGCTGCGTGACGATCTGGTCGTACGCCGGGAAGACGAAACCGTCGAACTGGATCTCGACCACCGGGCGGTAGCCGCGCAGGGCGAGGCCGATCGCCGTGCCGACGATGCCCGACTCGGCGAGCGGGGTGTCGATGACGCGGCTCTCGCCGAAGTCCTTCTGCAGCCCGTCCGTCACCCGGAACACGCCGCCGAGCTTGCCGACGTCCTCACCCATGACGAGGACCTTGGGGTCGGTGTCCAGGGCACGGCGCAGCGACTCGTTGATCGCCTTGGCCAGGGCCATGTTCTTGGATGTCACGGTCTCCGCCATGTCACTTGCCCCCGTCCGTGTCGTCGAACGACGCCTGGTAGGCGGCGAACTGCGCCCGCTCCTCGTCGACGAGGGCGTGGCCGTCCGCGTACGCGTTCTCGAAGATGGCGAAGTGGTCCGGGTCCGGCATGGCACGGACCACTTCGCGCACTCGTTTGCCCAACGTCTCGCTCTCGCTCTCCAGTTCCGCGAAGAATCCCTCGTCCGTGTGGTGTGCGGACTCCAGGTAGCGGCGAAGGCGCAGGATCGGGTCCTTGGCCTCCCAGGCGGCCCGCTCGTCGTCGTGGCGGTAGCGGGTGGGGTCGTCGGAGGTGGTGTGGGCACCCATGCGGTAGGTGAACGCCTCGATCAGCGTCGGCCCCTCACCGCCGCGGGCCCGCTCCAGGGCCCACCGGGTGACGGCGAGGCTCGCCAGCACGTCGTTGCCGTCCACCCGCACGCCCGGGAAGCCGAAGCCCTGCGCGCGCTGGTACAGCGGGACGCGGGACTGCTTCTCGGTCGGCTCGGAGATCGCCCACTGGTTGTTCTGGCAGAAGAACACCACCGGGGCGTTGTAGACCGCGGAGAAGGTGAACGCCTCGGCCACGTCGCCCTGGCTGGAGGCGCCGTCGCCGAAGTAGGCGATCACCGCGCTGTCCGCGCCGTCCTTGGCGATGCCCATCGCGTAGCCCGTGGCGTGCAGCGCCTGGGAGCCGATGACGATCGTGTACAGGTGGAAGTTGTTGCCGTTCGGGTCCCAGCCGCCGTTGTTGACGCCGCGGAACATGCCGAGCAGGTTGGTCGGGTCCACACCCCGGCACCAGGCGACGCCGTGCTCCCGGTAGGTGGGGAAGACGTAGTCGTCGTCGCGCAGCGCCCGGCCGGAGCCGATCTGCGCCGCCTCCTGGCCCAGCAGCGAGGCCCACAGGCCCAGCTCGCCCTGGCGCTGCAGCGAGGTCGCCTCGGCGTCGAAGCGGCGGGTGAGCACCATGTCGCGGTACAGGCCGCGGAGGTCCTCGACGGTGATGCCCTCGACGTACTGGTCGAACTCGGCGTTCTTGACGCGCTCGCCCTCGGGCGTCAGCAGTTGCACGAGGTGGGGCTCGGCACTCTTCACCGCGCCGCCGGCCTTCTTCGCCGCGGTGGCCTTCTTGGCGGTGACGGGCTTCCTGGCCGTGGTGGCCTTCTTCGCCGCGGTGGTCTTCTTGCCAGTGGTACTGGTGGTGCGTTTGGTGCCGGTGGCGCCGGTGTTGCTTCCGGCGCTGCGTCGCGGTGCGTGCGCGGCAGTGCTCTCCACGGTCACGTGTGCTCCTCCGTCGGTCCGACCCCCGGGGTTGCCGGTAGGTCTGGGGTCCTCCTCCAGCTCGTCGAAGCCTGGGGAAGGCTCACCTCTTCTCGACCACGGGCACGGGGTGGGTGCCGCTCGGCCGGGAACAGGCGTGACAGGTGCCCCGGCGAGCGACCTGCAACAAGCACGTTACCCAGTGCGCCACATTTCTGTGAAACCCTCCCTGACCTGGGATTTTGCTTGGATTTCCAAGTAAATCGGAAAGGCCGGGAAGGCGCGCTGGTCACAGCCTTGCAGGAGGCCGGAGCAACGGCACGTTATCCCGGGGACCCCGGGCTCGGGAAGGGCTGGGTGTCGCACCCCGCTCCAGAATGAGCATGTAATGCGACTAATGGGTACCGAGCGAGACGATTCCCAGCTCACAGGGGTGTGTGAGGGGCGGTCGTCCGGCGGGGTGCCGCGCTCACGTGGACCGCCCCGCGCTTCACGCGCCCCCCATCGGGCGCAGCGGCACGCCGAGCGGCGCCCGCCGCGCGGGGCACGTGGGGCGGGTGCGGCGGTGTCCACCCGTTCAGCCCGCTCGACCGGGGCGGGGTGGGGCTCCACTGCACTGCGGTGCGCCGTGTGGAGTGGGGGCCGTCTCGGCGGCTCCCGGAGGCGCTCACGGGGCGGGGCGGGCACGAGGCCCGCCCCCAGAGTCAGCCGCCGGTCAGCCGCCGGTCACGGCGCCGATGTCTCCGCCACCCTCCGTACCACCGCTGACCGGGCCGCCGTCCGCGCCGCCCGCCCCCGGGTCGGTCTCCGGCGGTGGCGGCGGTTCCTCGTTCGTCTCCGTCTCCGTCGGCGTGGTCGGGTCGTTCGTCGGGTCGTTCGTCGGGTCCTCGGGCTGCGACTGGTCCTGCGACGGCGTCGGGTTGTACGACGGGGGCCAGTTGTTGTTGTTACCGCCGGACCCGTTGCCGTTGCCGTAGCCGTTGCCGGTGCCGGTGTCCGTGTTGCCCGGCGCCTGCGGCTCCTCGGTGGCGTCGTCGCTCGGCGACTCGCTGGGCTTCTTCTCCTTCTCCTCGCTGGACTGCGAGGAGCTCGGGGACTTGGTCGGCGGGTCGGATTCCTTGTCCGCGCCATCGTTGCTCAGTGCCAGGGCGACACCCGCCGTGATGGCGATCACCGCGAGCACCGCGAGGATCCACAGCTTGCCGCGGCCGCTGCCCTGGCTGCCGCCGCCCTCGAAGCCGCCGTCGTCCCCGCTCCCGTACCGGTTGGGCAGGATCGGCTGCGGGATGGCCGCGGTGCCGGTGGTGTCCGGGTGCGGCATCGCCGTCGTACCGGCGAAACCGGCCGACGGGGTGTGCCGGCCGTCGTGCACGTCGACCACGCCGGTGTTCCAGGTGCCGGTGTGTCCGCCCTGGTCGTAGAGCATCTGCAGCCCGTACTGGATCAGCCCGCGCATCTCCTCGGCCGTCTGGAACCGGTCGTCCGGCTCCTTGGCGAGTGAGCGCATGACAAGCCCGTCCAGCTCCGGCGGGCTGGCGTCCGAGACCTCCGACGGGGGCGTGGGGATGTCCTGCACGTGCTGGTAGACCACGGACAGCGGCGTCTCACCGGTGAACGGGGGCCGCAGCGCCAGGAGTTCGTACAGCATGCAGCCGGTCGCGTACAGGTCGGACCGGTGGTCGACGGCCTTGCCGAGCGCCTGCTCCGGCGAGAGGTACTGCGGGGTGCCCATGACCATGCCGGTCTGCGTCATCGTCGTGGACGCGCCGTGCATCGCGCGGGCGATGCCGAAGTCCATCACCTTCACGGCACCGTTGTGGGTGATGATGACGTTGGCGGGCTTGATGTCGCGGTGCACGATGCCGTGCTGGTGCGAGTAGGCCAGCGCCTCCAGCACACCGGAGACGATGATCAGCGCCTGTTCGGGGCCGGGCGCCTCGGCGTTGAGCAGGAGATCACGGATCGTGCGGCCCTCGACGATCTCCATGACGATGTACGGCACGGCCTGGCCGCCCACCGTGTCCTCACCGGAGTCGTACACGGCGACGATCGCGTGGTGGTTGAGACCGGCCACCGACTGCGCCTCACGCGTGAAACGCGCTTTGGCGATCGGGTCCTCGGCGAGGTCGGCACGCATGAGTTTGACCGCGACCGTACGCCCGAGGCGCACGTCCTCGGCGGCGAACACCTCGGCCATGCCGCCCCGGCCGAGTCGGTGCGTCAGCCGATAACGGCCGTCGCCGATGAGCCCGCCGTTACCCCAGTTGTCCGGCGCGTCCGACATTCCGCCGCCAGTCGCCTCGGGGTCGGACGGGCCCTGAGCGCGCTGCTGCTGTGCCATCGGTCCTCGCCGTCGTTTCTGCCCGCGGTGCGCGCGGTGTTGTCACGGTCTCCGTCGGCCACGCTACAGCCTCTGCAGGGGCCTCCGGTCCGAGACGGGTTTGCCAGGACCAGCACGGGACGGACCGGCCATGAAACCCTTTCTCCGTACCGTCATGCAAATTCTGCGTACCAGGTGGCGCTTCGGCCACACGTCCCCGGTAACGCTTCCGCGACGCTTCTTTTCCGTACCGTCACGGAACGGGCCCCCTGCTTGACGTGTCAGTGGCCTGCGGCAGACTTGGCCGGGAATAGCGCATTCGATCTACCTGGATCCACAAGGCATCGGTCGACGACGGCAGCGCCGGAGAGGCTACGGGGGACGCGGAACATGAGCCAGGACGGCGCACAGGGCCACAACGCGGGGCGGGCGCTCGCCGGCGGCCGCTACCGACTGCGGGACCTGCTCGGCCGGGGCGGCATGGCCTCGGTCCACCTCGCGTACGACAGTGTGCTCGACCGCCAGGTCGCCATCAAGACCTTGCACACGGAACTCGGCCGGGAGCAGGCCTTCCGCGAACGCTTCCGCCGCGAGGCCCAGGCCGTGGCGAAGCTCACGCACACCAACATCGTCTCGGTCTTCGACACCGGCGAGGACGAGGTGGACGGCATGACGATGCCGTACATCGTCATGGAGTACGTCGAGGGCCGCCCGCTCGGCTCCGTGCTCGACGAGGACGTACGGCAGCAGGGCGCGATGCCCGCCGACAAGGCGCTGAAGATCACCGCCGACGTGCTGGCCGCCCTGGAGATCAGCCACGAGAAGGGCCTGGTCCACCGGGACATCAAGCCGGGCAACGTGATGATCGACAAGCGCGGCGTGGTCAAGGTGATGGACTTCGGCATCGCCCGCGCCATGCAGTCCGGCGTGACGTCGATGACGCAGACCGGCATGGTCGTCGGCACCCCGCAGTACCTCTCGCCGGAGCAGGCGCTCGGCCGGGGCGTCGACGCGCGCTCCGACCTGTACTCGGTCGGCATCATGCTCTTCCAGCTGGTCACCGGGCGGCTCCCGTTCGACGCGGACTCGCCGCTGGCCATCGCGTACGCGCACGTGCAGGAGGAACCGCCGCTCGCCTCCTCGGTCAACCGCGCGCTTCCCCCGGCCGTCGACGCGCTGATCACCCGCGCGCTGAAGAAGAACCCGAACGAGCGTTTCCCCAGCGCCGAGGCCATGCGCGGCGAGTGCCTGCGGGTGAGCCAGTCCGTCCAGGCGGCCCCGCCGAGCATCGTCCCCGGTCCCCAGGGGCAGAGCGGCTCGGGCGTCGGCTCCGCGGTGTTCCCGCCGGTCGACCAGTCGTCGGCGCCGGGGGTCCAGGGCAGCGTCCAGACGCCGTACCAGCCGGCCCCGCACCCGAACCCGTACGGCACTCCGGCCCCCGCGCCGTCCCCTCCGTCTGTGGGGTACGGCTATCCGCAGCAGAGCGGCTACCAGACGCCCCACCCGTCGCCGTACGCCCCGCAGCAGGGCGGCCCGTCGACCCCGCCGCCGTACAGCCTGACACCCCAGAACCCGACTTCGGGCGGTTCGGGCCGCGGCAGGAACAACAAACCGGTGATCATCGGCTCGATCGCCGTGTCCGTGCTCGCCGTCGGCGGCCTGGTCGCGGCACTGCTGTCCAACGGCGGGGGGAACGGCGGCAACCGGGGCGGCGGGGGCAGCTCCCCGTCGGTGTCCGCGCCCGCCGAGAAGGAAGCCGGCCACCGGGGGCCCGACCCGTCCAGGACGATCGACCCGGACGAGTGCACGGAGCCGAAGGAGTCGTACAACGACCCCGACAAGATCGAGATCCCGAAGCTGAAGTTCAAGTACATCAAGTCGGTCAAGGAGTGCTTCCAGGAAGCCGGCTGGGACCTGGACGTGCGCGACGTCAACGAGAACACCTACGGCGAAGGAACGGTCATGAACCAGTTCCCCGCCGCGGGCACGGCCGTCGACCCCGCGGACATGCCCAAGATCCAGCTCTACGTCTCCACGGGCAACCCGCCGTCCGCCTGACCGGGCACCCCCGGGTACGGCTCGGGTGAAACAGGTGAGAACAGGTGAAAGGGGCCCGGCCTCCGGGCCGGACCCCTTTTGTGTCCATGTGCTGTGTTCATGTACCGCGGGGTTCATGTACCGCGGGGTTCATGTGCCGCGGCGGGGCGGCTACAGGTACGGGCCGCCTACGCGGCCGCCCATCGGGGGTTCCTCCTGGCCGCCGTCGCCCATGCCCGGCGGGAGGGCGCGACGCATCTGCTCCAGCTGGGCACGCGCGGCCATCTGCTGGGCGAAGAGCGTGGTCTGGATGCCGTGGAAGAGGCCCTCCAGCCAGCCCACCAGCTGGGCCTGCGCGATCCGCAGTTCGGCGTCGCTCGGGGTCGCCTCGTCCGTGAAGGGCAGGGAGAGCCGCTCCAGCTCCTCGACCAGCTGCGGCGCGAGCCCGTCCTCCAGCTCCTTCACCGAGCTGGCGTGGATCTCCTTGAGCCTCGCCCGGCTGGCCTCGTCCAGAGGGGCCGCGCGCACCTCCTCCAGCAGCTGCTTGATCATGCTGCCGATCCGCATGACCTTCGCGGGCTGCTCCACCTGCTCCGTCACCGGAACCTCGCGGGAGTCCTCGTCCCCGGTGCCGCCACCGAGCGCCATGCCGTCCTGGCCGACGACCAGTACCTGCGGATTGTCCGGCGACCGTTCGTTCCTCGGCATCTCCATACGGCCATTCTCTCGCACGCCCACCGCACACTTCCGGGCCCCCCTGACGGGGGTATCCGTAATGCCGGGTGCGCGGCGGAATGGGAACCTGTGGGAGTCCATCCGGCTCATCTAGCCGACGGTGCGAACGGGCACCGGCCCGGCGCGGGAGGTCACGGCCGTGACTCCATGGCTGCGTGTAGTGGGGGCGGGGGTCGCCCTGCGAGCGGGCATCGCGCTCGGGGTGACGGCAGGAGCGGGGGTGATGATGCCGTACGGTCCTGCCCTGGCGCCTTTCGGTACGACCGCGGCCTTCGGGGCCGAGAGAGCGGTCACCGGACACCAGGAGGCGCCGGACGAGCACACCGGCGCGCCGCACCGCGAGCCCCTGTCCTCTCCTCTCCCCGCACCCCTCTCCCCGCTCTCGCCCCTCTCCTCCTTCTCGCCCTTCTCCCCTTTCTCACCTTTCTCGCCCCTCTCGCCCCTCTCTCCCCCCTCGTCTGCGGAGTCGCCGTCGCCGACGCCCTCCGCCGAGCCCTCCAGGGCCGGAAGCCGGCCGGGAGAAGGACGGAGTCGGCCGGGGCGGGAGGTGCCCGAGACGACGGAGTCGAGCGAGGAGACGGGGAAGACCGGCGGGCACCGGAAACCCGGGGAGCCCGGGACGCCTGAGGAATCCGGGAGGTCCGGGAAAGCGGATCCGCGGGGCGGACACGACGGCGGACCACGGGACAGCGGAGGCGGGGCCGACCGCGGCGGTGTGGGCGTGGTGCCGAAGGAGGCGGGCCTCGGGGACGGCACGCACGCCGGGGAGCCGAAGGAGGCGGGCACCGGTGTTCTGCCCGAAGCCTCGGGCGCCGCGAACACCGCAGCCGGTACGCGCGTGCCCGAGGAAGGCGACGTCGGCGCCACCCGCCGGGCGCCGGAGTCGGGGGAGGCCGTTCCGCTGCCCTCCGGGGCCTCGCAGAGTCCCGCGTCGAACACCACCACCGGCGCGGAGCCCAAGGTGCGCATCCTGCCGCTGGGGAGCGGGCTGGTCCTCATGGGGCTCGGGCTGGGGCTGGCGTTCGTGGGCCTGAGAATCCGGCGGAGCTGAAGCCCCGGGCCCACGCATCCAGTGGTCCGGCGGCCCTACGGCGCGACCAGCAGCACCTTGCCGACGTGGCCGCTCTCCTCCACGACGCGGTGGGCCTCGGCCGCCTCCGGCATCGGGAGCTCACGGTCGACGACGGGACGGACATGGCCGTCGGCGATCAGGGGCCACACGTGTTCCCGGACGGCCGCGACGATCGCCGCCTTCTCCTCCAGCGGCCGGGCGCGCAGTGACGTCGCGCTGATCGCGGCGCGCTTGCGCAGGAGGGCGCCGATGTTCAGTTCGCCCTTGACGCCGCCCTGCATGCCGATGATCGCGAGCCGGCCGTTGACCGCGAGGGCCTGGACGTTACGGTCCAGGTACTTGGCGCCCATGATGTCGAGGATGACGTCCGCGCCCGCGCCGCCGGTCGCCTCCTTCAGCTCGGCGACGAAGTCCTGTTCGCGGTAGTCGATCAGGATGTCGGCACCCAGTTCGGCGCAGCGGTCCAGCTTCTCCTTGGTTCCGGCGGTGACGGCGATCCTGGCGCCGACGGCCTTGGCGAGCTGGATGGCCATGGTGCCGATGCCGCTGGACCCACCGTGCACGAGCAGGGTCTCGCCGGGGCGGAGATGGGCCACCATGAAGACGTTCGACCAGACCGTGCAGACCACCTCCGGGAGCGCCGCCGCCTGCTTGACGTCGAGCCCCTCCGGGACGGGGAGCAGCTGTCCGATGGGGACGGCGACCTGCTGGGCGTAGCCACCGCCGGCGAGCAGCGCGCAGACCTCGTCACCGACCGCCCACCCGGTCACACCGGGTCCGAGCGCGGTGATCCGCCCGGAACACTCCAGGCCGGGGTAGGGGGAGGCGCCGGGCGGGGGGTCGTAGAAGCCCTGCCGTTGGATGATGTCGGCGCGGTTGACGGCACCGGCCACCACCTCGACGAGCACCTCGCCCGGTCCGGGGACGGGATCGGGGACCTGCTCCCACACCAGCGCCTCGGGCCCACCGGGTTCGGGAATCGTGATCGCATACATGGGGGCGACGCTACCGGGGTTCACGCGTAGTGCGCCGACGTTCACCCCGGTGGTGTGGCGAATCCGGCAGGTGCGACGCAGAGCTCCGGCGGATCGTTCCGGCGGAGCCGGAATTCGGCCCACCGCGTCGGTCGTGATGCTCACCGTGGGCGTGATCCTCGGCTACCGCCCGGACGGTGGGGCCTGCGGTCAGTCCCGGGGGAGCGGGCGCATGTCGGGCGCCACCTGCCTGGCCGGCGTCCTCCGCACGATCGTGATCAGCCGGTCGGTCAGCTCGAGCGTCCCGACGTTCGCGTCGTCGTAGCCGAGCAACCGGTGCCCGCGCAGGACGCTCACCACCAGATCGTCGACCTCTCGCGGCGTCTTGCCCACCTCGGCCTTTATGACCGGCCGTTCGACCATGTCGAGCCCGGTGCCCTGCTGGATGAGGTCCTCCATCACCACGCCGGCCGCGGGGCTGAGCAGCGACAGCCCGAGCAGCCGGCCGGCCGCGCTGGCGCTGGTGATGACCGCGTCGGCGCCGGACTGCTTCAGCAGCGGAGCGTTCTCCTCCTCGCGCACCGCGACCGCGATCTTCGCGCCGCGGTTGAGCTGTCGGGCCGTCAGCGTCACCAGCACAGCGGTGTCGTCGCGCTGTGTGGCGATGATGATCTGCTTCGCCCGGTACACCTCGGCCCGCTTCAGCACCTCGCTGCGCGTCGCGTCCCCTATGACGCCCGCGTATCCGTCGGCCGCGGCGGCTTCGATCGCCTTGTCGCTGGGGTCGACCACCACGACCTGCTCCTTGCGGAGCCCCGTCTTGCAGATGGTCCGGATCGCGGACCTGCCCTTCGTGCCGAATCCGACGACAACGGTGTGATCACGCAACGTGGACCTCCAGCGGTTCAGTCGCCACTCCTCCCGGGTGCGTTCGGTGAGGGCTTCGAGGGTGGTGCCGACCAGGATGATCAGGAACATCACGCGCAACGGTGTGACGACGAGGATATTGGTCAGCCGGGCACTGTCGCTGACCGGCGTGATGTCGCCGTATCCCGTGGTGGAGAGGGTGACGGTCGCGTAGTAGAAGGCATCGAGGAAGTCGAGGGTGCCGTCGGCGCCGTCGTTGTAGCCGCCGCGGTCGAGGTACACGATCAACGCCGTCACCACGAGGATCAGCAAAGCCATGGACAGCCGTTTGGTGACCTGGCGGATCGGGTGCTCGAGCACCTTCCTCGGCAGCTTCACCCGATGTGTCACCAAGTGCTCGTCCGCCTGGCGAGCAATGGCGTCCTGACCCGAAAGTTTCACGTGAAACACACCCCGATTCCCCCGGACGCCCAGGGGAGGTCGAGCAGTTCCGCCTCCTGCCGGGGCCGCGTACCGCCCGGCGGTACGACGGCGAGGGCATCGGCCGCCGCGATGCCGCGCAGCATGGCGGGACCGTTGTAGTGCAGCGGCAGGGCGATGTCCCCGCGCAGCGCGACGGGGATGAGCCGGGTGTCGTGCGGATGCCCGTGGACCGCGTCCCGCAGCGGCATCGTGTACGGCTCGGGAGCCGGGCGGGCCGCGAGGGTACGCAGCAGGGGTTCGGCGAGCGTGAGCAGCCCGGAGACGGCGGCGAGGGGGTTGCCCGGCAGACCGACGAGGTGCTGGTTCTCCTTGGTGCGGGCCAGGAGCATGGGGTGCCCGGGGCGCACCTCGACCCCGTCCACCAGGAGTTCGGCCCCGATACGGCTCAGCGTCGGGTGGACGTGGTCGACCGGGCCTGCGGCGGTGCCGCCGGTGGTGACGACGAGATCGGCATCGGATTTCGTGATCGCCTTGTGCAGCGTGTGCGCGTCGTCGCGGACCCGGCGGACCGCGGTGACCTCGGCGCCGAGTGCGCGCAGCCAGGGCGGCAGCATCGGACCGAGCGCGTCCCGGATCAGCCCGTCGTGCGGAAGGCCCGCCGTGAGCAGCTCGTCGCCGAGGACCAGGACCTCGACGCGGGGCCGGGGGAATGCGCTGAGGGTGTCGTATCCGGCGGCCGCGGCGAGGCCCAGCACGGCGGGCGTCACCAGGGTGCCGGCCGACAGCAACTGGTCGCCGCTGCGGCATTCCTGGCCGCGGGGACGGATGTCCTGACCGTGCGCGACCGTGGCGGCGTGCCCGGCCTGGGCCGTGCCGCCGCTCCGGGGCGCGGCGGCGTGCAGGCGGCCCTTGGCGTCGGTGCGACCGTGTTCGCTGCGGAGGACGGCGGTGGTCTCCGGGGGGACCCGGGCGCCGGTGGCGATCCGGGCGGCTTCGCCGTCGGTGAGCGGCGTGTGCGCGGCGTGCCCGGCGAGGACGCCTTCCTCCCGCACGGTCCAGGGGCCCGGGCCGGAGACCGCCCAGCCGTCCATGGCCGAGGTGTCGAAGGAGGGCAGGTCGGTGAGGGCCGTGAGGGGGGCGGCCAGGGTGAGGCCGAGGGCGGCGTCGAGCGGCACGGAGACCGGGGCGGCCCGGGCGCGGTGGGCGGCACGGCTTCCGGTGCCGTTGCGGGCGGTGCCGTTGCGGCCTGCGCGCTCGGCGATGGCGCGGGCGTCGGTCCAGGGGACGCCGTGGCGGCGTGGGCGGTGCGCGGAGGGGGCGTGCCCAGGGGTGCGGCCGGGGGTGCGGCCGGAAGCTTCGTTCACGAGGGCGAGAGCCTCCTCCACGTCGAGATCATCGGCGTCCTCGGCGTCCTCGGTTTTCCTGGTGCTCTCGGCGCTCTCGGCGCTCTCGGCGCTCTCGGTGTCCTCGTCGGCTCGGGCGTCGGGCGCGGTCATCGGGCGTCCGGACTCGTGCCGGGAGCGGCGTCGGGGGCGGCAGGGGTGACGTCGGGGGTGTCCTCGTCGGCCCAGCGGGTGGCGAGGGCCGCGGCCTTGCGGACGGCCTCGGCCACGGCTTCCCGGTCACCGCCCGCGCGGGCCGCCGCGTAACCGACGAGGAAGGTGGTCAGCGGCGCCGCCGGCCTGGCCACACCGTGGGCGGCGTCACGGGCGAGGTCGAGGAGTACGCCGGTGTCGACGTCCAGATCGATGCCCAGCTCGTCCTTGACTGCGGTAATCCATTCATCCAACACGTGTCCATGCTCCCTGATGCGTGCTCTGGCGGCGGCGATGTCGTCCCAGGTGTCGCAGTCGAAGGACGCCACCGGGCCGAAGATCCGGGTGAGGTCGAGCGAGCCGGTCAGCCGGCGCAGCGGCAGTCCGGCCAGTCGGCCGTGCCGTTCGCCGAGTGCGGCGAGTTCGCGGCGCAGGGCCGCTGTGCGGTACGCGGCCACGAGTGGCTGGTCCCGGCCGTCGGCGTCGGTCAGTACGACCCCGTCGGCCGGGCTCGTACGGAGGGTGGTCAGCAGCTCGTCGACCGTGCGGTCGTCGAGGAAGGGCAGGTCGGCGGAGAGCAGCACGACGTACGCCGCGGTGCTGAGCCGGATCCCGGCGTCGAGCGCGGCGAGCGGGCCGCCGCCCGTCGGCTCCTCGCGCGCCCAGAGCACGGGCCGGGCGGTGGGGCGGGGGTCGGCCACGACCACGGTGGTGCGGGCGTCGGCGCAGGCCGCGAGCACCCGGTCGAGCAACGCCCGGCCGCCCACCCGCACGCCGGGCTTGTCCGCGCCCCCGAGCCGTCGGGCACCGCCACCGGCGAGCACGAGGGCGTCGTACGCGGCGGGCTCGAGCGGCACCGCCGCATCCGGCGCGGGGTCACGGCCCCGGTCCCGCTCGCGGTCTCGGTCCCGCTCTCGGTCACCAACGGCATCGGGTCCGGTACCAGGAGCACCCGGGAGCTCGTACTCGGTCACCCCTCGAGTATGCGTGCCCCCGCGATCACGGGGAACGCGGGGGCACGGTGTCCGGGAACGGACACGGCAGGGAGAACCGGACCTCACAGCGTCCGCAGCAGCACCGCCGGTTGCTCCACGCAGTCCGCCACATGGCGCAGGAAACCACCCGCCGTGCCGCCGTCGCAGACCCGGTGGT contains these protein-coding regions:
- a CDS encoding alpha-ketoacid dehydrogenase subunit beta, giving the protein MAETVTSKNMALAKAINESLRRALDTDPKVLVMGEDVGKLGGVFRVTDGLQKDFGESRVIDTPLAESGIVGTAIGLALRGYRPVVEIQFDGFVFPAYDQIVTQLAKMHARSLGKVKLPVVVRIPYGGGIGAVEHHSESPESLFAHVAGLKVVSPSNASDAYWMMQQAIQSDDPVIFFEPKRRYWDKAEVNTEAIPGPLHTARVVREGTDLTLVAYGPMVKLCQEVADAAAEEGRSLEVLDLRSVSPLDFDSIQASVEKTRRLVVVHEAPVFFGSGAEIAARITERCFYHLEAPVLRVGGYHAPYPPARLEESYLPDLDRVLDAVDRSMAY
- the pdhA gene encoding pyruvate dehydrogenase (acetyl-transferring) E1 component subunit alpha — protein: MTVESTAAHAPRRSAGSNTGATGTKRTTSTTGKKTTAAKKATTARKPVTAKKATAAKKAGGAVKSAEPHLVQLLTPEGERVKNAEFDQYVEGITVEDLRGLYRDMVLTRRFDAEATSLQRQGELGLWASLLGQEAAQIGSGRALRDDDYVFPTYREHGVAWCRGVDPTNLLGMFRGVNNGGWDPNGNNFHLYTIVIGSQALHATGYAMGIAKDGADSAVIAYFGDGASSQGDVAEAFTFSAVYNAPVVFFCQNNQWAISEPTEKQSRVPLYQRAQGFGFPGVRVDGNDVLASLAVTRWALERARGGEGPTLIEAFTYRMGAHTTSDDPTRYRHDDERAAWEAKDPILRLRRYLESAHHTDEGFFAELESESETLGKRVREVVRAMPDPDHFAIFENAYADGHALVDEERAQFAAYQASFDDTDGGK
- a CDS encoding protein kinase domain-containing protein; the encoded protein is MAQQQRAQGPSDPEATGGGMSDAPDNWGNGGLIGDGRYRLTHRLGRGGMAEVFAAEDVRLGRTVAVKLMRADLAEDPIAKARFTREAQSVAGLNHHAIVAVYDSGEDTVGGQAVPYIVMEIVEGRTIRDLLLNAEAPGPEQALIIVSGVLEALAYSHQHGIVHRDIKPANVIITHNGAVKVMDFGIARAMHGASTTMTQTGMVMGTPQYLSPEQALGKAVDHRSDLYATGCMLYELLALRPPFTGETPLSVVYQHVQDIPTPPSEVSDASPPELDGLVMRSLAKEPDDRFQTAEEMRGLIQYGLQMLYDQGGHTGTWNTGVVDVHDGRHTPSAGFAGTTAMPHPDTTGTAAIPQPILPNRYGSGDDGGFEGGGSQGSGRGKLWILAVLAVIAITAGVALALSNDGADKESDPPTKSPSSSQSSEEKEKKPSESPSDDATEEPQAPGNTDTGTGNGYGNGNGSGGNNNNWPPSYNPTPSQDQSQPEDPTNDPTNDPTTPTETETNEEPPPPPETDPGAGGADGGPVSGGTEGGGDIGAVTGG
- a CDS encoding protein kinase domain-containing protein, which encodes MSQDGAQGHNAGRALAGGRYRLRDLLGRGGMASVHLAYDSVLDRQVAIKTLHTELGREQAFRERFRREAQAVAKLTHTNIVSVFDTGEDEVDGMTMPYIVMEYVEGRPLGSVLDEDVRQQGAMPADKALKITADVLAALEISHEKGLVHRDIKPGNVMIDKRGVVKVMDFGIARAMQSGVTSMTQTGMVVGTPQYLSPEQALGRGVDARSDLYSVGIMLFQLVTGRLPFDADSPLAIAYAHVQEEPPLASSVNRALPPAVDALITRALKKNPNERFPSAEAMRGECLRVSQSVQAAPPSIVPGPQGQSGSGVGSAVFPPVDQSSAPGVQGSVQTPYQPAPHPNPYGTPAPAPSPPSVGYGYPQQSGYQTPHPSPYAPQQGGPSTPPPYSLTPQNPTSGGSGRGRNNKPVIIGSIAVSVLAVGGLVAALLSNGGGNGGNRGGGGSSPSVSAPAEKEAGHRGPDPSRTIDPDECTEPKESYNDPDKIEIPKLKFKYIKSVKECFQEAGWDLDVRDVNENTYGEGTVMNQFPAAGTAVDPADMPKIQLYVSTGNPPSA
- a CDS encoding bacterial proteasome activator family protein, whose protein sequence is MEMPRNERSPDNPQVLVVGQDGMALGGGTGDEDSREVPVTEQVEQPAKVMRIGSMIKQLLEEVRAAPLDEASRARLKEIHASSVKELEDGLAPQLVEELERLSLPFTDEATPSDAELRIAQAQLVGWLEGLFHGIQTTLFAQQMAARAQLEQMRRALPPGMGDGGQEEPPMGGRVGGPYL